CCAGTGCTCTGGCAATGTATACCCTCTGCATCTCTCCACCACTAATCTGGTGAATTCCTTTTTCGGCATGACGTAGAGAATCTGTTTTTTCCATAGCATTTCTGGAGATCTGGTAATCAAGAATTGTCTCTCCCTTCCATTGATTGATATAAGGTATTCTCCCCATAAAGACAACTTCTTTTACTTTATAATTATAGGCAATATTGGACTCCTGTGGTACCATCGAGATTATTTTAGCTATTTTTTTTCTGGGTATTGTTCTGATATCCTGATTGAAAATCTGGATTTTACCTTTTTGGGGTGTAAGAATTCCAGAGATTAATTTTAACATGGTTGTTTTACCAGAACCATTGGGTCCGATAATCCCAATGAATTTTCCTGGGGATAGAGATAAATTAATCTCCTGAAGCACAAGCTGCTGATTATAAGAAAAACTAACATTTTCCAGAGAAATAATTGATGTATGGTTAATATTCATCAGTTTCATTCCTCCTTTTAAGCAGATGAATAAAAATTGGCGCACCAACCAGAGCGGTAATTGCTCCAATAGGTATCTCAGTCGGAGCGATAATACTGCGTGCTATAGTGTCGCAAATTATTAAAAAGATAGAACCGGCTAAAGCTGATACCGGAAGCATAATACGGTGGTCAGGTCCTACCAGCAAACGAGCAATATGGGGAATCACCAATCCCACAAAACCAATCAGTCCGGTAAAAGAGACTGCAATAGCAATCATGACAGAGCCAATAAAAAATATCCTTAGTCTTAATTTCTCAGTCTGCACCCCCAGGTGTAAAGCTTCCTCTTCTCCCAGTGCCATGGCATTTAGCTCCAGGGAAGAGGAGATTAAGAGCAGGGTGCCCAAAAATACCGGTAAAAAAATAAAGGATACCTTTTGCCAGCTGGCAGTTGACAAATCACCCATTAGCCAGAATACCATTGAGTGTATTTCTCGCCTTGATATAGCTAAAAGCAGGGTGATTATTGCTGAAAAGAAAAAATTAACTGCTACCCCAGCTAGCAATAAATCAGCCATAGGCAAATGAGATTTTTTTCGAGATAAAAGATATACTAAAGAAATAGAAATCAAGGCACCAATTAGGGCAAAAACCGGTAAAATATGCACCAGATATAATCCAGTAATATATTGCAGAGCAATAGCAGAGCAAGCCCCTAAGGCTGCTCCTGCCGAGACTCCCAGGATGTAGGGATCGGCAAGCGGATTTCTTAAAATCCCCTGAAATCCACCTCCCACACTGGCTAAAGCCATTCCCGTTAGCATAGCCATAATTAACCTTGGTATTCTCAATTCCCAGATGATAAGGCCCAAACTATCATCTGTTCTATGTTGCCAGATGATGGATAATATCTTTTGTGGTTGAATAGCAATGGTGCCAAAATTAAGAGCGGTAAAACCGATTATCAGTATAGCCAAAAATCCAATAGTTATAATAAAAATGGCTTTGTATCGCCAGTTGGAATACCCATATAGAATATTATTTTCTGGTTTTATTGAAGATTTCATATAATAATTCCAATCCGTCTACCAGGCGAGGACCAGCCCGATAAAAAAGGTCTTCATTTACGGTAAAGATTTGATTATTTTTAACAGCTGGTAGCCGAGACCAGCCAGGACGGTTAATAATATCATTTTTCATTTTGCTAATCTCATCAGGATTCATGATGCCACTGGGAATAATAATAATGTCCGGTTCAGCCTGGGCAACCAGCTCAGGACTGATGGGTACCCATCCCTGTTGATTTCCCACAATGTTCAGTCCCCCAGCCAAGGTAATTAATTCATGAAACAGCGTACCATTGCCCGGGCTCCAGATGGTCTCATAGCTGGAGCCAGTAAAAACTTTTGGCTTTTGAATTTCCGGAATAATAGCACTCAGGTTGGTGATGACACTTATGCGTTCCTGTAAATCTGTGATAAGTTCTCTTCCCTTTTCTGGTATACCACAGGCAGAAGCAATTAATTCTATACTGTGCAGCATTTCTGCTAATGACTCTGCCTCTATTAATAAGACTTTAAAATCCAGCTCCCTTAGTCTGGGTATATCCTTTGTCTGGAATCCTCCGTAAGAGAGAAATAAGTCTGGTTCTAATGAGATAATTTTTTCTAGATTTAGGGGTGACATTACTCCAATAGATTCAATTTCTTCTGCACCAGGAGGGTAATTACAAAATTCACTTCTACCTACCAATTTACTTTCCAATCCTAGAGCAAAGATAATTTCTGTATTACTGGGAGCCGCTGAGATAATCCTTTCCGGTCTTTTAATCAGAGTGACTTCTGTGCCAAGGTCATCAATAAGAGTGATAGGAAACAGATCATCCTGTGAATTTCCCCATGCTGATAATGATAAAGGTATGAGTATAAAAAATATTAATAATAAAACTAAATAAATTGTCTTTTTTTTGGGCATCGTTTTCCTCTCTTTACTATTTTTTGAAAGTAGTCCTTATTATAAAAACAAAGAACACACTCTTTGACCACGAAAGAGTGTAGCGAACTCCTAACAGGCAGGTCTCCTGGCTTGAGGCTATCTAATTGCTGCGCCTTCCCGGAATTTTAATTCCAGTGGCATCAAGCAGCTTTCGGTACCTTTTACAGTAACGGGTTTGCGGTGGATTTTCACCACACTTCCCTTAACCTGCTAGAATGTAATATATGTATTTAATATAATGCTTACCTGAAACTAGACTTATTTATTTCAATTTACAAGTAGATGGAATTGCTTTACGGATGACACTTTCTGTTTAGATAATTTTTATGTTATTATAAGACATATTGAATAAAAATTCAATTTTAAATTAAAGATGTATTTCAGGGGTTCTCAAGGGGAAGAATTCCCCTTGAATATAATGAGGACAATTACCACCTGATAATATGAACCTCAGGATAAAATAAATTAAAATATAGATTAATTATCTACCTTAAGTAAAAGATGTATTTCAGGGGTTCTCAAGGGGAAGAATTCCCCTTGAATATAATGAGGACAATTACCACCTGATAATATGAACCTCAGGATAAAATAAATTAAAATATAGATTAATTATCTACCTTAAGTNNNNNNNNNNNNNNNNNNNNNNNNNNNNNNNNNNNNNNNNNNNNNNNNNNNNNNNNNNNNNNNNNNNNNNNNNNNNNNNNNNNNNNNNNNNNNNNNNNNNGGACAATTACCACCTGATAATATGAACCTCAGGATAAAATAAATTAAAATATAGATTAATTATCTACCTTAAGTAAAAGATGTATTTCAGGGGTTCTCAAGGGGAAGAATTCCCCTTGAATATAATGGTAAGGAGTATTTTTATGAAAGGTCTGATTCAGGTTTATACCGGAAATGGAAAAGGAAAAACTACTGCCGCACTCGGTTTAGCATTAAGAGCAGCCGGCAGAGATAAAAAAGTATTAATAGTACAATTTATGAAAAAATGGGATTATGGTGAGTTGCATTCAATTAAACAAATTCCACAGATAACTATTAAAACCTTCGGAACCAGGGATTTTGTCTACAAAGGTAAAGCCAAGGAAATTGACTATCAGGAAGCTCGGAAGGCATTTGCAGAGGGAGTACAGGGTGCGATAAGCGGAAACTATGATGTTGTTATCTTTGATGAGCTTAATGTAGCACTCGACTTTGGTTTATTGGAAATACAAGAAGTAATAAATTTTATGAAAGACAAACCGGAGTCGGTAGAGGTGGTAATTACCGGTAGAAATGCTCTCCCAGAATTGCTTGATCTTGCTGACCTGGTAACAGAGATGTGTGAAATTAAACATCCTTTTCAGAAGGGTATTAAAGCGAGAATTGGAATTGAGTATTAAATTAATTTGCGCATTAGGATAATTATAGTAAAATAAAATAATGAATATATCTAAATTTTACAGCATAACTTTTATAGGGAAATACCTGTATGAGATTGCCACGCACTACCTAAGCAGTGCTTGCAATGACCTTGAAGTTTTTAGTTAAAGGTTTTCAGTTTTTAGTTAAACTAATGTAAAACAAATTGTTAACACTACTCGAAATTAATACAGTTAAACTTTTATTTGGGTATTACGCTTACCTATGATTTACGCAATATGCTCAACGCACTACGCATTACGACGTTATACTGTATACTTTATAGCGGTATACTCTATACTGTAATCAAGAAAGAATAATGATAATGGATAAAGATGAACAAGAATTTCGAGATTCAAAGATTGTTCTATTGTGTTCTGTGCCTACAGAAGTAGATGCTCTTCCTATTCAAAGTTTATTGGAAAGTTATGGTATAAAATGTATATTGCAATCAGATGTAACCAGATCGGTTCATCCTTTTGTGGTTGACGGATTAGCTGAGGTCAGGATTTTGATTTTAGAAAAGGATTTAACGAAAGCCAGAGAAGTTCTTCAAGATTCAGATTTCTCATTTTCCTGAGCAGCCTGGCATTATTTTTAAAAGATATTTGACATGGAAAGATGATTTTATTTCAACAGAAATAAAGTTATGGCAATATAAGGAGGTTATAGTTGGATAAGATTTTAATAATATATCATTCACAAAGCGGAATTGTACAGAAAATGGCTTATGCAGTAAAAGAAGGGATTGAAAAAGCTAATGGCTTTGAGGTTATAATAAAAAAAGCTGAACAGGTTAATCAGGAGGATTTAAGAGTAGTTTCTGGAATTGCTATTGGCACTCCTGATTACTTTGATTATATGGCGGGAACTGTTAAGGATTTTTTTGATAGAACTTTTTATGCCGTTCAAAGCAAAATTAAAGGCAGTTTAACTGCCAATATGCCCTGCGTTTTTTTTGTATCAGGAGGTACTGGTGGGGAACCTGCATTGGCAAGTTTAAGAAAAATTGGTATGTCTTTCAAGTTTAAGGTCATTGATTATGTTACTTGTGGTTCCCATCTCACTGAAGAAATTTTAGAACAATGCGAATTACTGGGTAAGAAATTAACTGAGGAAATTAAGAAAAAACAAGAAAATACAAAATAGAAGTGTTGATTTAATAGAAAACCAAAAGGAGGAATTACGATGTCTATGAAAGAACGAGTAACTGAAGCCCTGGAAAAGGTTAGGCCATCTCTACAGACTGATGGCGGAGATGTGGAGTTGATTGAAGTCACTGAAGATGGTATTGTCAAGTTAAAATTAACCGGTGCCTGTCGCGGTTGTCCCATGAGCCAGATGACTTTAAAGCTGGGTATTGAAAAGGCACTAAAACAAGCTATCCCTGAAATTAAGGAAGTTCAATCTGTCTA
The sequence above is a segment of the Atribacterota bacterium genome. Coding sequences within it:
- a CDS encoding ABC transporter ATP-binding protein is translated as MNINHTSIISLENVSFSYNQQLVLQEINLSLSPGKFIGIIGPNGSGKTTMLKLISGILTPQKGKIQIFNQDIRTIPRKKIAKIISMVPQESNIAYNYKVKEVVFMGRIPYINQWKGETILDYQISRNAMEKTDSLRHAEKGIHQISGGEMQRVYIARALAQSPRILMLDEFASHLDLSYKYEIINILQEALKREIMCIISVFHDLNLASYCSDQLILLNQGKIEKIGTPQEVINNHTLKKVYRTRTNIIQHPKLSIPQVIM
- a CDS encoding iron ABC transporter permease, coding for MKSSIKPENNILYGYSNWRYKAIFIITIGFLAILIIGFTALNFGTIAIQPQKILSIIWQHRTDDSLGLIIWELRIPRLIMAMLTGMALASVGGGFQGILRNPLADPYILGVSAGAALGACSAIALQYITGLYLVHILPVFALIGALISISLVYLLSRKKSHLPMADLLLAGVAVNFFFSAIITLLLAISRREIHSMVFWLMGDLSTASWQKVSFIFLPVFLGTLLLISSSLELNAMALGEEEALHLGVQTEKLRLRIFFIGSVMIAIAVSFTGLIGFVGLVIPHIARLLVGPDHRIMLPVSALAGSIFLIICDTIARSIIAPTEIPIGAITALVGAPIFIHLLKRRNETDEY
- a CDS encoding cobalamin-binding protein — its product is MPKKKTIYLVLLLIFFILIPLSLSAWGNSQDDLFPITLIDDLGTEVTLIKRPERIISAAPSNTEIIFALGLESKLVGRSEFCNYPPGAEEIESIGVMSPLNLEKIISLEPDLFLSYGGFQTKDIPRLRELDFKVLLIEAESLAEMLHSIELIASACGIPEKGRELITDLQERISVITNLSAIIPEIQKPKVFTGSSYETIWSPGNGTLFHELITLAGGLNIVGNQQGWVPISPELVAQAEPDIIIIPSGIMNPDEISKMKNDIINRPGWSRLPAVKNNQIFTVNEDLFYRAGPRLVDGLELLYEIFNKTRK
- the cobO gene encoding cob(I)yrinic acid a,c-diamide adenosyltransferase; its protein translation is MKGLIQVYTGNGKGKTTAALGLALRAAGRDKKVLIVQFMKKWDYGELHSIKQIPQITIKTFGTRDFVYKGKAKEIDYQEARKAFAEGVQGAISGNYDVVIFDELNVALDFGLLEIQEVINFMKDKPESVEVVITGRNALPELLDLADLVTEMCEIKHPFQKGIKARIGIEY
- a CDS encoding DUF2007 domain-containing protein; the protein is MDKDEQEFRDSKIVLLCSVPTEVDALPIQSLLESYGIKCILQSDVTRSVHPFVVDGLAEVRILILEKDLTKAREVLQDSDFSFS
- a CDS encoding NAD(P)H-dependent oxidoreductase, translated to MDKILIIYHSQSGIVQKMAYAVKEGIEKANGFEVIIKKAEQVNQEDLRVVSGIAIGTPDYFDYMAGTVKDFFDRTFYAVQSKIKGSLTANMPCVFFVSGGTGGEPALASLRKIGMSFKFKVIDYVTCGSHLTEEILEQCELLGKKLTEEIKKKQENTK
- a CDS encoding NifU family protein; the encoded protein is MKERVTEALEKVRPSLQTDGGDVELIEVTEDGIVKLKLTGACRGCPMSQMTLKLGIEKALKQAIPEIKEVQSV